In the Staphylococcus sp. IVB6240 genome, one interval contains:
- a CDS encoding UPF0223 family protein has protein sequence MEYQYPIDVDWSQDEMVAVISFFNAIESYYESSVERETLMERYRAFKKVVPGKADEKNIFSEFKSSSGYDSYLAVKNAKNHPDHKTLSNH, from the coding sequence ATGGAATATCAATATCCTATAGATGTTGACTGGTCACAAGATGAAATGGTGGCTGTTATATCATTTTTTAATGCGATTGAATCATATTACGAGTCATCTGTTGAAAGAGAAACTTTAATGGAACGATATCGTGCGTTTAAAAAGGTCGTTCCTGGTAAAGCAGATGAGAAAAATATTTTTTCAGAATTCAAATCAAGTAGTGGTTATGACAGCTATTTGGCTGTGAAAAATGCAAAGAATCATCCTGATCATAAAACTTTAAGTAATCATTAA
- a CDS encoding alpha-ketoacid dehydrogenase subunit beta has product MAQMTMVQAINNALATELKNDENTLIFGEDVGVNGGVFRVTEGLQKEFGEDRVFDTPLAESGIGGLALGLTTQGYRPIMEIQFLGFVYEVFDSVAGQIARHRFRSGNSKAAPVTIRTPFGGGVHTPELHADNLEGILAQSPGLKVVIPSGPYDAKGLLIESIRSNDPVAYLEHMKLYRSFREEVPEEEYTIELGKANVKREGTDLTIITYGAMVQESMKAAEELEKEGHSVEVIDLRTVQPLDIDTLVASTEKTGRVVVVQEAQKQAGVGANVVAELSERAILSLEAPIGRVAAPDTIYPFTQAENVWLPNKNDIIEKVKETLEF; this is encoded by the coding sequence ATGGCACAAATGACAATGGTTCAAGCGATTAACAACGCGCTAGCAACTGAACTTAAAAACGACGAAAACACTTTGATCTTTGGTGAAGACGTTGGTGTTAACGGTGGTGTATTCCGTGTAACTGAAGGTTTACAAAAAGAATTCGGTGAAGACCGTGTATTCGACACACCTTTAGCAGAATCTGGTATTGGTGGTTTAGCATTAGGTTTAACAACTCAAGGCTACCGTCCAATCATGGAAATCCAGTTCTTAGGTTTCGTATATGAAGTATTCGACTCTGTAGCTGGACAAATCGCACGTCACCGTTTCCGTAGCGGTAACTCAAAAGCGGCACCTGTTACAATCCGTACACCATTCGGTGGTGGGGTGCATACACCAGAACTTCACGCAGATAACTTAGAAGGTATCCTTGCGCAATCACCTGGTCTTAAAGTAGTTATCCCATCAGGTCCATATGATGCAAAAGGTTTACTTATCGAAAGTATCCGTAGCAACGACCCAGTTGCATACCTTGAGCACATGAAGTTATACCGTTCATTCCGTGAAGAAGTACCGGAAGAAGAGTATACAATTGAACTTGGTAAAGCAAACGTTAAACGTGAAGGTACTGATTTAACAATCATTACTTACGGTGCAATGGTACAAGAATCAATGAAAGCTGCTGAAGAACTTGAAAAAGAAGGTCACTCAGTAGAAGTTATTGATTTACGTACTGTTCAACCATTAGACATTGACACATTAGTTGCTTCAACAGAAAAAACTGGTCGTGTTGTTGTTGTTCAAGAAGCACAAAAACAAGCTGGTGTAGGCGCTAACGTTGTTGCTGAATTATCAGAACGTGCAATTCTTTCATTAGAAGCACCAATCGGACGTGTTGCAGCACCAGATACTATCTATCCATTCACACAAGCTGAGAATGTATGGTTACCAAATAAAAATGATATCATTGAAAAAGTAAAAGAAACATTAGAATTCTAA
- a CDS encoding dihydrolipoamide acetyltransferase family protein yields the protein MAFEFKLPDIGEGIHEGEIVKWFIKAGDTIEEDDILCEVQNDKSVVEIPSPVTGTIEEVVVEEGTVAVVGDTIVKIDAPDAGDIQFKGGHDDEPKEEAKEEVKEETKEAPAAAPQADVEVDEDRIIKAMPSVRKYARDNNVNIKAVNGSGKNGRITKEDVDAFLNGGGQAAAATTEAASAESTESTAPAASAAPAASAEGEFPETTEKIPAMRKAIAKAMVNSKHTAPHVTLMDEIDVQALWDHRKKFKEVAAEQGTKLTFLPYVVKALVSALKKYPALNTSFNEEEGVVVHKHYWNIGIAADTERGLLVPVVKHADRKSMFQISDEINELAVKARDGKLTSDEMKGATCTISNIGSAGGQWFTPVINHPEVAILGIGRIAQKPIVKDGEIVAAPVLSLSLSFDHRQIDGATGQNAMNHIKRLLNNPELLLMEG from the coding sequence GTGGCATTTGAATTTAAATTACCAGATATTGGTGAAGGTATCCACGAAGGTGAAATCGTAAAATGGTTTATTAAAGCTGGAGATACAATTGAAGAAGATGACATTCTATGTGAAGTACAAAACGACAAATCAGTTGTAGAAATCCCATCTCCTGTAACGGGAACAATTGAAGAAGTTGTAGTTGAAGAAGGTACAGTAGCAGTTGTTGGTGACACAATTGTTAAAATCGACGCACCAGATGCAGGCGATATTCAATTTAAAGGTGGACACGACGACGAGCCTAAAGAAGAAGCAAAAGAAGAAGTTAAAGAAGAAACTAAAGAAGCACCTGCTGCAGCCCCTCAAGCAGATGTAGAAGTAGACGAAGATCGTATCATTAAAGCAATGCCATCAGTGCGTAAATATGCACGTGACAACAATGTGAACATTAAGGCTGTTAATGGTAGCGGTAAAAATGGTAGAATTACAAAAGAGGACGTTGATGCATTCTTAAACGGCGGTGGCCAAGCAGCTGCAGCAACAACTGAAGCAGCATCAGCTGAATCTACAGAATCAACTGCACCAGCAGCGTCTGCAGCACCAGCAGCATCAGCTGAAGGTGAATTCCCAGAAACTACAGAAAAAATTCCTGCAATGCGTAAGGCGATTGCAAAAGCAATGGTTAACTCTAAACACACTGCGCCTCACGTAACATTAATGGATGAAATTGATGTTCAAGCATTATGGGATCACCGTAAAAAATTCAAAGAAGTTGCTGCTGAACAAGGTACGAAGCTTACATTCTTACCATACGTTGTAAAAGCATTAGTTTCAGCATTGAAAAAATACCCAGCACTTAACACTTCATTCAATGAAGAAGAAGGTGTAGTGGTACACAAACATTACTGGAATATCGGTATTGCAGCTGACACTGAAAGAGGTTTATTAGTACCTGTAGTGAAACATGCTGACCGTAAATCTATGTTCCAAATTTCAGATGAAATCAACGAACTTGCTGTTAAAGCACGTGATGGTAAATTAACTTCTGATGAAATGAAAGGTGCAACATGTACTATTAGTAACATCGGTTCTGCTGGCGGACAATGGTTCACACCAGTTATCAACCACCCAGAAGTTGCTATCTTAGGTATTGGCCGTATTGCTCAAAAACCAATCGTTAAAGATGGCGAAATCGTTGCAGCACCAGTATTATCATTATCATTAAGCTTTGACCACAGACAAATTGATGGTGCGACTGGTCAAAACGCTATGAACCATATCAAGCGTTTATTAAACAATCCAGAACTATTATTAATGGAGGGGTAA
- a CDS encoding XRE family transcriptional regulator — protein sequence MEIGQKIRNLRHLKNLTQEELGERTDLSKGYISQIESNKTSPNMETFFNILEVLGTTPRDFFEQQAVSKIHYPQEEQLTYDESDKGYFLQWPVKTSNEFEMEPLLLTLQPQASYKTFEPSMSDTFIYCLEGTVTLTFGDELFDAKQGDALYFKATKAHRLTNNGDVPVRLLLVATSSYL from the coding sequence ATGGAAATTGGCCAAAAGATTAGAAATTTAAGGCATCTTAAAAATCTGACTCAAGAAGAACTTGGGGAGCGAACAGATTTATCTAAAGGGTATATTTCGCAAATAGAAAGTAATAAGACGTCACCGAATATGGAAACGTTCTTTAATATTCTTGAAGTGCTTGGTACGACACCACGTGACTTCTTTGAGCAACAAGCAGTAAGCAAGATTCATTATCCACAAGAGGAACAGTTGACATATGATGAAAGTGATAAAGGATACTTTCTACAATGGCCTGTTAAAACATCGAATGAATTTGAAATGGAACCATTATTGCTTACGTTACAACCACAAGCTTCATATAAAACATTTGAGCCATCCATGTCTGACACGTTCATCTATTGTCTAGAAGGTACGGTTACGCTGACATTTGGTGATGAACTCTTTGACGCGAAACAGGGTGATGCATTGTATTTTAAAGCAACAAAAGCACATCGATTAACAAACAATGGAGATGTTCCGGTACGTTTATTACTTGTCGCAACATCATCTTATTTATAG
- a CDS encoding YkyA family protein has protein sequence MKLTKTAGIAIAATILLAGCNKDGEQIDNYNEHLSNLQRVEAPIQKVNNEMNKLEKEKEKISKEITGKDVSQVQDQVKAFLENAGKREAQLQKEEDAMGESKKVFEKMKKTTSKIEDEADKKELQEFNDALADKYKKHEAFINNYKELVGKEKDLFGYFQDQSGTQEGVDQRSKELQSAQKEMNNTVKAYTKSIRKMQSERRDVEEVIKK, from the coding sequence ATGAAATTAACGAAAACTGCAGGTATTGCAATAGCAGCGACGATTTTATTAGCGGGTTGTAACAAAGATGGCGAACAGATAGATAATTATAATGAACATTTAAGTAACCTTCAAAGAGTAGAGGCACCGATTCAAAAAGTAAATAATGAGATGAACAAACTTGAAAAAGAAAAGGAAAAAATCTCAAAAGAAATTACAGGTAAAGATGTTTCACAAGTACAAGATCAAGTAAAAGCTTTCCTTGAAAATGCTGGTAAGCGTGAAGCACAATTACAAAAAGAAGAAGACGCGATGGGTGAATCTAAAAAAGTCTTTGAAAAAATGAAAAAAACAACAAGTAAAATTGAAGATGAAGCGGATAAAAAAGAGTTACAAGAATTCAATGATGCGTTAGCAGATAAATATAAAAAACATGAAGCATTCATTAACAATTACAAAGAGCTTGTTGGAAAAGAAAAAGATTTATTTGGTTATTTCCAAGATCAATCTGGCACACAAGAAGGTGTGGATCAACGTTCAAAAGAATTACAGTCTGCACAAAAAGAAATGAATAACACAGTTAAAGCGTACACAAAATCAATTCGCAAGATGCAATCTGAAAGACGAGATGTAGAAGAAGTTATCAAAAAATAG
- a CDS encoding ABC transporter permease translates to MKWYGKAYLFFLLVILYLPIFFLMLYSFNSAGNMVHFEKFTLEHYQALFENKRLLQVVFNTIAIALIAAAVSTVIGLFGALVLYQIRQQMLKVSLLTLNNVLMVSSDVVIGASFLIMFTAIGHYTGFSLGFTSVLVSHIAFCIPIVVIVILPKLYEMNHSIINAGRDLGATEWQLLTKILIPQLMPGIIGGFFMALTYSLDDFTVSFFVTGNGFSVLSVEVYSMARRGVSMEINAISTLLFAVIMIGLLGYQLLQRQQRKNQLKRRGVAQ, encoded by the coding sequence ATGAAATGGTATGGTAAAGCTTATTTATTCTTCCTCCTTGTCATACTGTATTTACCGATTTTCTTTTTGATGTTGTATTCGTTTAATAGTGCTGGGAATATGGTACATTTTGAGAAGTTCACACTCGAACATTATCAAGCATTATTTGAAAATAAGCGACTACTGCAAGTTGTGTTTAATACGATTGCGATTGCACTGATTGCCGCTGCTGTTTCAACAGTAATTGGACTTTTTGGTGCACTGGTCTTATACCAAATCAGACAACAAATGCTTAAAGTATCATTACTTACATTAAATAATGTATTAATGGTTTCATCAGATGTTGTGATCGGTGCTTCATTTTTAATTATGTTTACAGCCATTGGTCACTACACAGGTTTTAGCTTAGGATTTACATCTGTGCTCGTATCACACATTGCCTTTTGTATTCCAATTGTGGTGATTGTCATATTACCAAAACTCTATGAAATGAATCATTCCATTATTAACGCGGGTAGAGATTTAGGTGCAACAGAATGGCAGTTGCTGACAAAAATTTTAATACCGCAATTAATGCCTGGGATTATCGGTGGATTTTTTATGGCATTGACATACTCACTTGATGATTTTACAGTGAGCTTTTTCGTAACAGGGAATGGCTTTAGTGTATTATCTGTAGAAGTTTATTCTATGGCACGACGTGGTGTGAGTATGGAAATTAATGCCATTTCTACATTGTTATTTGCTGTCATCATGATTGGTTTATTAGGTTATCAACTGCTGCAAAGACAACAGCGTAAAAATCAACTTAAAAGACGAGGAGTGGCACAATGA
- a CDS encoding ABC transporter ATP-binding protein — translation MAPLLTFDQVTKMYDGSVILDGIDIEIESGYFYTILGSSGCGKTTMLKLIAGFESPDAGNIVYRGKTINDLPANKRQVNTVFQDYALFPHLNVYDNVAFGLKLKKLNKKAIDEKVKEALKLVKLESYIHSPIQALSGGQKQRIAIARAIVNEPEILLLDESLSALDLKLRTEMQYELREIQSRLGITFIFVTHDQEEALALSDYIFVMRSGKVEQFGTPIDIYDEPVNRYVADFIGESNIVDGTMIEDFVVNIYGQDFDCVDQDIAPNTPVEVVIRPEDISLVPEEQGLFQATVLSTLFRGVHYEIICEDRKGYEWTIQSTKNADIGSRVGLDFEPEAIHIMVPGETEEEFDARIEGYGDGNDETS, via the coding sequence ATGGCACCTTTATTAACATTTGATCAGGTTACCAAAATGTATGATGGATCAGTGATTTTAGACGGTATTGATATAGAGATTGAGTCTGGATATTTTTATACTATTCTAGGTTCCTCAGGTTGTGGTAAAACGACAATGCTGAAGCTGATTGCTGGTTTTGAGTCACCAGATGCGGGGAATATTGTCTATCGTGGAAAAACAATTAATGATCTGCCTGCGAATAAGCGTCAAGTGAATACAGTGTTTCAAGATTATGCATTGTTTCCACACTTAAATGTTTATGACAATGTGGCTTTTGGGTTGAAGCTGAAAAAGCTTAATAAAAAAGCGATTGATGAGAAAGTTAAAGAAGCATTAAAACTTGTGAAATTAGAATCATATATCCATAGTCCTATTCAAGCATTGAGTGGGGGACAAAAGCAGCGAATTGCGATTGCACGTGCCATTGTAAATGAGCCAGAAATTTTATTATTGGATGAATCATTGTCTGCGTTAGACCTTAAGTTACGTACAGAGATGCAATACGAATTAAGGGAGATTCAATCACGTTTAGGCATTACTTTTATCTTTGTAACGCATGATCAAGAAGAAGCGCTGGCACTCAGTGATTATATTTTTGTCATGCGTAGTGGAAAGGTAGAACAATTCGGGACGCCTATTGATATCTATGATGAACCAGTTAACCGTTATGTTGCTGATTTTATCGGTGAATCTAATATTGTGGATGGTACGATGATTGAGGACTTTGTCGTGAATATATATGGGCAAGATTTTGATTGTGTGGACCAAGATATTGCACCGAATACACCTGTAGAAGTGGTAATTCGACCAGAAGATATTTCACTCGTTCCCGAAGAACAGGGGTTGTTTCAAGCAACGGTTTTATCAACACTTTTCCGCGGTGTACATTATGAAATTATTTGTGAAGATCGCAAAGGTTATGAGTGGACAATACAATCTACAAAAAATGCTGATATTGGATCACGTGTAGGACTTGATTTTGAACCAGAAGCAATTCATATAATGGTACCTGGCGAAACAGAGGAAGAATTTGATGCACGTATTGAAGGATATGGAGATGGTAACGATGAAACATCTTAA
- the pdhA gene encoding pyruvate dehydrogenase (acetyl-transferring) E1 component subunit alpha translates to MAAKLKAQFDAEQVLKDTESKFEMVQILDADGNVTNEDLLPDLSDEELVELMRRMVWTRILDQRSISLNRQGRLGFYAPTAGQEASQLASQFALEKEDFILPGYRDVPQLIWHGLPLTKAFLFSRGHFVGNQMEDVNALSPQIIIGAQYIQTAGVAFGLKKRGKQAVAITYTGDGGSSQGDFYEGINFASAYKVPAIFVIQNNNYAISTPRSKQTAAQTLAQKAVAVGIPGIQVDGMDALAVYQATKEARERAIAGEGPTLIETMTYRYGPHTMAGDDPTRYRTSDEDAEWEKKDPLVRFRKFLENKGLWSEEKENEVIEQAKEEIKTAIKEADNTEKQTVTSMMDIMYEDMPQNLAEQYEIYKEKESK, encoded by the coding sequence ATGGCTGCTAAGTTAAAAGCCCAATTCGATGCAGAACAAGTATTGAAAGATACTGAGTCGAAGTTTGAAATGGTTCAAATCCTAGATGCAGATGGTAATGTAACTAACGAAGATTTGCTTCCAGATCTATCAGATGAAGAATTAGTTGAATTAATGAGAAGAATGGTTTGGACACGTATTTTAGACCAACGTTCTATTTCATTAAACAGACAAGGACGTTTAGGTTTCTATGCACCTACTGCAGGTCAAGAAGCGTCACAACTTGCTTCACAATTCGCATTAGAAAAAGAAGACTTTATTCTTCCTGGATACCGTGACGTACCACAATTAATCTGGCACGGTTTACCATTAACTAAAGCTTTCTTATTCTCTCGCGGACATTTCGTAGGTAACCAAATGGAAGACGTGAATGCATTAAGCCCACAAATCATTATCGGTGCTCAATACATCCAAACTGCTGGTGTAGCATTCGGTCTTAAAAAACGTGGTAAACAAGCTGTAGCAATTACTTACACTGGTGACGGTGGTTCTTCACAAGGGGACTTCTATGAAGGTATCAACTTCGCGTCAGCTTACAAAGTACCAGCTATCTTTGTAATTCAAAATAATAACTACGCAATTTCAACACCACGTTCTAAACAAACTGCTGCACAAACATTAGCTCAAAAAGCAGTGGCTGTAGGTATTCCTGGTATCCAAGTTGATGGTATGGATGCATTAGCTGTATACCAAGCAACTAAAGAAGCTCGTGAACGCGCGATCGCTGGTGAAGGTCCAACGTTAATCGAAACAATGACTTACCGTTACGGTCCACATACAATGGCTGGTGACGACCCTACACGTTACAGAACTTCTGATGAAGATGCTGAATGGGAGAAAAAAGACCCACTTGTTCGCTTCAGAAAATTCTTAGAAAACAAAGGCTTATGGTCTGAAGAAAAAGAAAACGAAGTAATCGAACAAGCTAAAGAAGAAATTAAAACAGCAATTAAAGAAGCAGACAACACTGAAAAACAAACAGTGACTTCAATGATGGATATCATGTATGAAGATATGCCTCAAAACCTTGCTGAACAATATGAAATTTACAAAGAGAAGGAGTCGAAGTAA
- the lpdA gene encoding dihydrolipoyl dehydrogenase — translation MVVGDFPIETDTIVVGAGPGGYVAAIRAAQLGQKVTIVEKGNLGGVCLNVGCIPSKALLNASHRFEQAQHGSELGITAENVSLDFGKVQDFKGSVVNKLTGGVESLLKGNKVEIVKGEAYFVDGNSLRVMDESSAQTYTFKNAIVATGSRPIEIPNFKFGNRVLDSTGALNLQEVPKKLVVVGGGYIGSELGTAYANFGTEVTILEGAKEILGGFEKQMVAPVKKKMKSKGMTIETEALAKSAEETENGVKVTYEVKGEEKTIEADYVLVTVGRRPNTDELGLEEAGVKLTERGLIEVDKQGRSSVSSIYAIGDIVPGLPLAHKASYEAKVAAEAISGQNAEVDYIGMPAVCFTEPELAQVGYTEAQAKEEGIAYKASKFPYQANGRALSLNDTDGFVKLITLKEDDTLIGAQVVGTSASDVISELGLAIEAGMNAEDIALTVHAHPTLGEMSMEAAEKAIGLPIHTM, via the coding sequence ATGGTAGTCGGAGATTTTCCAATTGAAACAGATACTATTGTCGTAGGGGCAGGTCCTGGTGGATACGTTGCAGCAATTCGTGCAGCACAATTAGGACAAAAAGTAACAATCGTTGAGAAAGGTAACCTTGGTGGTGTATGCTTAAACGTTGGTTGTATCCCATCAAAAGCACTTTTAAATGCATCACACCGTTTTGAACAAGCTCAACACGGTAGCGAATTAGGTATTACAGCTGAAAACGTTTCATTAGACTTTGGTAAAGTACAAGACTTCAAAGGTTCTGTTGTTAACAAATTAACAGGCGGTGTTGAATCTTTACTTAAAGGTAACAAAGTTGAGATCGTTAAAGGTGAAGCTTACTTCGTTGATGGTAACAGCTTACGCGTTATGGACGAATCAAGTGCACAAACGTACACTTTCAAAAACGCTATTGTTGCGACTGGTTCACGTCCAATCGAAATTCCTAACTTCAAATTTGGTAACCGTGTATTAGACTCAACTGGTGCTTTAAACTTACAAGAAGTACCTAAAAAATTAGTTGTTGTCGGTGGTGGTTACATCGGTTCTGAGTTAGGTACAGCATACGCTAACTTCGGTACTGAAGTAACAATTCTTGAAGGTGCTAAAGAAATCCTTGGTGGATTCGAAAAACAAATGGTTGCACCTGTTAAGAAAAAAATGAAATCTAAAGGTATGACAATCGAAACTGAAGCTTTAGCAAAATCAGCTGAAGAAACTGAAAACGGTGTGAAAGTTACTTATGAAGTAAAAGGCGAAGAAAAAACAATCGAAGCTGATTACGTATTAGTAACAGTAGGACGTCGTCCAAACACTGATGAATTAGGTTTAGAAGAAGCTGGCGTTAAGCTTACTGAACGTGGTTTAATCGAAGTTGACAAACAAGGTCGTTCTTCAGTAAGCAGTATCTACGCAATTGGTGATATTGTTCCGGGTCTTCCATTAGCACATAAAGCAAGCTATGAAGCAAAAGTTGCTGCAGAAGCAATCTCAGGACAAAATGCAGAAGTTGACTACATTGGTATGCCTGCTGTATGTTTCACTGAACCTGAACTTGCACAAGTTGGTTACACTGAAGCACAAGCTAAAGAAGAAGGCATTGCTTACAAAGCTTCTAAATTCCCTTACCAAGCAAACGGTCGTGCATTATCATTAAACGATACAGACGGTTTCGTTAAGTTAATCACACTTAAAGAAGACGATACTTTAATCGGTGCACAAGTTGTTGGTACAAGTGCTTCTGATGTTATTTCTGAATTAGGTCTTGCTATTGAAGCAGGTATGAACGCAGAAGACATCGCATTAACTGTTCACGCTCACCCAACATTAGGTGAAATGAGCATGGAAGCTGCTGAAAAAGCAATCGGTTTACCAATCCACACAATGTAA
- a CDS encoding ABC transporter permease, translating into MKHLNRWLAIPYWLWMIGFIIIPVALLVYFSFVDLEGHFSLTNYEQFLTWRYMRMLLESVMYAGIITIVCLLFSYPAAYFIRQSKHAASWLLVMIIPTWMNLLLKTYAFIGIFSHDGLINQFLRLLHIPSQTILFTAPAFVIVAAYIYLPFMLLPIYNSMKDIPDQLFYAAQDLGASPLTIVRKVLFPLTIEGVKTGIQVTFIPALSLFMITRLIAGNKVINIGTAIEEQFLVIQNFGMGATIALFLVLFMMITLIFTRSKNQGGMSR; encoded by the coding sequence ATGAAACATCTTAATCGATGGTTAGCCATTCCATATTGGCTGTGGATGATTGGATTTATCATTATACCAGTTGCATTACTTGTTTATTTTTCATTTGTTGATTTGGAAGGTCATTTTTCACTGACAAACTATGAACAGTTTTTAACGTGGCGATATATGCGGATGTTATTAGAGTCAGTGATGTATGCTGGTATTATTACAATTGTTTGCTTGTTGTTTAGTTATCCAGCAGCGTATTTCATCCGCCAATCTAAGCATGCAGCAAGTTGGTTATTAGTGATGATTATCCCAACATGGATGAATCTACTACTTAAGACATATGCATTTATTGGTATTTTCAGTCATGATGGACTTATCAATCAGTTTTTAAGATTGTTGCATATTCCATCACAAACCATTTTATTTACTGCACCTGCTTTTGTAATCGTTGCGGCATATATCTATTTACCATTTATGCTATTACCAATTTACAATAGTATGAAAGATATTCCGGATCAATTGTTTTATGCGGCACAAGACTTAGGTGCAAGTCCACTCACAATTGTTCGAAAAGTATTATTCCCACTAACAATTGAAGGGGTTAAGACTGGAATACAGGTAACGTTTATTCCGGCACTTTCATTATTCATGATTACACGTTTGATTGCAGGAAATAAGGTCATCAATATCGGTACAGCGATTGAAGAACAATTTTTAGTGATTCAGAACTTTGGTATGGGTGCAACGATTGCTTTATTCCTCGTGTTATTTATGATGATTACACTTATTTTCACACGCAGTAAAAATCAAGGAGGTATGTCACGATGA